In Drechmeria coniospora strain ARSEF 6962 chromosome 03, whole genome shotgun sequence, the DNA window GCCTCGAAAGCAGTGTACCAACCAGCAGCGAGGCCCAACCCAAGCCTGTGGCTGCTGGCGCGGCTGGCGGCAGCCTTCCGCTAATAgtacgacaagtacggagtaacggGGACCTGTCCAACCTGCTACGACTGCAACTTCATGTAGCTCCCTCTCCGCCCAACACCGTTCATCAAGCACCAGAACATCGGCACTTCCGAGCTCGCAAACGCCATCCGATCGCCGACCTCGTTTCGCACTCGAGAACCGCTGGACCCGACCGCCCACCCGCCATGGGATCCGACCCTCAATACGCCAAGTGGCCCCTGCTGCCACTCTCCCAGCATGTCTTCACCCTCACAAATGCCTACGCCTCACGGGCAGGCCAGCAAGCGGCCGTCAAGGCGCTGCaggacgccatcgccgagcacAAGATGGCCCCCTTCTACCGGTACCTGGCCCATCCGGTGGACGGCATCCTCAACGCCgtgggcgacgccgccgcttcGGCCCCGGCCAAGTCGCTGAGCAGAAAGtccagcctcgtcggcatggtcgccacgagggccgccgccaccgacgtGAACCTGCCCTGGGATGAAGCGCTCTACGGCAAGCTCAAGGCCGAGAACGAAAAGGAGCTGGAGCAGTTCcagaaggacgaggacgacgccgtcgagcaggcggGCGACACCGAGATCATcgccgccaagggcaagAGGGTTGAGTTCTGGGCTCGCGTCGGCGACAAGGTACCGCCCCCTCGCCATCCatccctcctctcctcgtcaCTCCTGATCCCTCGCAGGGACGGATGCTTACCGATTCCCGCAGGACAAGGCGATTGCCGCTTGCGAGGCCGTCTTCGAAAAGTCGGGCATCCTTGGCACTAAGATTGacctcgtgctcgccgtcgtgcgcATGGGCCTCTTCTACGGCGACAAGCCCCTCGTCAAGAAGCACATCGACCGAGCcaaggccctcgtcgagTCCGGCGGCGATTGGGACCGCCGAAACCGACTCAAGGCCTACGAGGGCCTGCACCTCCTCACCGTTCGTTCCTACAACCTCGCCGCGCCCCTCCTGCTCGACTCCCTCTCCACCTTTACCAGCTACGAGCTCTGCACCTATTCGAACCTCGTCGTCtactccgtcctcgccggctccgtcTCCTTGAAGCGCGTCGACTTCAAGtccaaggtcgtcgacgcccccgagatcaaggccatcatgggcgacggcgaggataAGCTGCTGGCCCTGAGCGGCGCCCTCAGCGCCGggcccggcgccgacgatctcgtcctcgaccagcCCACCCagcagccgtcggcgacgagcaaggcCGTGAACCTGACGGCCCTGGGCtccagtacggagcaaccCGACGCCGAGATGGCCATCGACTTTAGCccgctcgccctcctcgtcagCAGCCTCTACAACGGCAACTACAAGGCCTTTTTCCAgtccctcgccgacgtcgaggagcagtTCCTCAACCAGGACCGCTACCTCCACGAGCACAAGAACTGGTTCATCCGCGAGATGCGCCTCCGCGCCTACCAGCAGCTGCTGCAGAGCtaccgcgtcgtcggcctcgagagcaTGGCCAACGAGTttggcgtcaccgtcgactTCCTCGACCGGTACGTGCCGTACTTTCACCCTGTTCTTGTCTCTCAACAcccgtcgagatggacgtGCCGCTGACCTGTTCGAAGCGATCTCGCTcgcttcatcgccgccggccgcatcCCCTGCACCATAGACCGCGTCTCCGGCAAGGGCGTCATCGAGACGAACCGACCGGACGACAAGAACAAGCAGTACCAGGACGTTGTGCGCCAGGGAGACCAGCTCATCACCAAACTGCAAAAGTACGGCCAGGCTGTGCGGTTGAGGGGAAGCGAGAGGGCGTGAGACGGTCGTGCCCCCCCCTCACCGCTCCCTCCCGTTGGGTGGCATCGAGTGCCTCTCGGACAGCAGCGTGACGTCTGCACTCGATCATGTGCCGAAGCTGGCGGACGCGTACATGTCTCGTTGGCCATGTATCATACGGATGGATCGATGGACTGTTCGAGCTCAAATGCGACCGGACTGCCATTCGACTGCATGGCTCGCGACGGAATGAGCAAGCACAGGCAGGCTGAGGTCACGGGGTCCAAGGCCATGCATACGTGTACAGCTGCGCATCAAAATATTCCATCGTGTTACGAGTACGCATCAGCGCCCCAAGACTTTTATGCGAATGCATTTGCGTACCAGGACCTGTACCGAGACGTTGAAACAGTCATCAAGCCATGCAACCGTGATATCATGCCGTTATTTCCCCCATATCCATGCAAAACCGCACGTACCCTCATCCGCCGACGCGTGGTACATGCCGAGTGCCGTCCATGCCGAGTGCCGTCCATGCCGTGGctacctgtacttgtccaGAAACTCCTTGTGAAACTtgacgatgctgccgacCCACTCGGTGCCGGGGGCCAAAAAGGTGGTCCGGAAGTGCAGCGTGCCCTCGGCCTGGCCGAAGCCGGAGCCCGGGACGACGCAGATGCCCGtctgctcgagcaggcgcAGGCAGTAGAACTCGTCGGCCGGgcggccctcggcggccgcggcgtcgatggcctTCTGGGGCAGGTGAATGGTGGGGAAGAGGTACATGGCGCCCTGGGGTTCGGCGCACTCGACGCCCTCCATCTGGGCAAAGGCACGGtgcagggcgacggcgcgctCGTGGAGGCCGGCGTGGATGCCGTTGAACTCCTTGTCGTAGAGCTCGAACGAGGGCTCTCCCGGTTGGGGTGGGTTGACCATGAGCTCGACAAGGCACTGGCCGATGACGGAGGCGCAGAGCATGATGGAGACGAACTTGTAAATGttggcctcgacctcggcgtcgaagTTGACGAGCTCAAAGTAGCCGCCGCGGTGGCCGCACTCGCCGACCATGCCCTTGGAGATGCTGTGCAGggagacgagctcgaggccgtcgtaCTGACCGGGCCTCTCCTGCTGCATCTTGCGCAGGACGCCCTTGAAGCTGTGGAActtgccgacgaagacgtTGGTCTGGtagacctcgtcggccatgacgacgaggttTTGCTCGCGCGCAAACTCGAGCACCGCCCggacgtcctcctcggcgagggaggcgccCGTCGGGTTTCCGGGgttgatgatgacgatgcagcgaacgtcgacgccggcgtccttGGCCTTTTGGTGCGACTTCTTGATCGTCTCGAGATCGGTGCCCCATGCCTTGGACTCGTCGAGGTTGTAGGGCACGCAGGTGGCGTTCAGCAGGGCCAGAGTGGCCGTGTAGAGAGGGTACTGAGGGATCGGCACGAGCACCCCTGCCGTCTTGTCGCCGCAGATGACGTTGAGGAGCGTGTTGACGCCCGAGGAGGCGCCGGCGGAGAGGTAGATGTGGGCTGGGTCGGCGGGGAAGCCATCGCGTCCTGGAGAGTCGAATGCGGTCAGGCGCGGCTTCTCGATGCGTCTCCGGATTCGAACGTCGACGCGGacaggacggcgccgtcggagaCGGGGCGAAGGGACTCACTCTCGAGAAACTTGGCAACGCTCTCCTTGATGGCGGGGACGCCGCTGCTCGCGCTGTaggcgccgacggagccgaccTGCTTGAGCAGCCACTTGGcacggtcgaggacgtcaGGCTTGTAGCCGAGGCTGTCGACGAGAGCACTCTCGTTCTTGAGAAGATCGGGGTTCTCAAGCAGACTGCAGACCTGTCGGAAGAAGGTGATGGGCTTCTGGTCGAGCTGCTGGGGGTTGCCAATGTTGGCCGAGATGACGTGGTCGAACGGAAGCCACTTGTCACCCTTGGCGAGACGGGCGCGGAATTCCTCCGACTTGACGGCAAGCTCGCCTCGAACAGCGTACTCGGCCCGCCGGACGTTGGGGTTGATGTTGTCGAGGGTGAGTCTCATGGTGAAGGAGCTGTTGTTTGCGTCGTGGTCAGGCAGTGTTTTGTTGTTGAGCGGGAGGGGACGGCCATGAGCTTGTCGAAATGGCGGGGCAGCAGGAAAAATGATGATTGAGCGAGCTCCGGCAACGGCGGTCGTTGGGTATGGTgggtacgtgtacatgtatattgtacatgtgctgtcGGTGATTTACGCCGCATACTGCAAAGTACAttcgtgtacggagtactccgtacatgtaatgctatgtgcagagtactttGTACCGATACAGCTTGGGAGCCAATAGTACTATTGAGCTGCTCGAACCACGAAGCACACTGCTGAGAATTGTTACCGTAGTGAGAAATTCAACATATCACCACTGCCTGACGATGCTTTGGAAATAAGTGAACCGCAGCAGATACAATTCGTTGGCAAGGCCATACAAGAGGGTCCGATTATCATTCAGCCCCCCCCATTcacgcttcgtcgtcgtccaaggTCGCAGAGCATTGTCAAACTTGCTTTGTCGTTGCGTTTGGGCTGCAGTAGAAATCGCCGGCCCAGGCCCTGCGTAGACACAGCTTGAGATGAGGAACACCGATCACGTCGTGACGCAAGCTGAAGATGCAGATACCCCCGAACTagcaagcacaagcagtGGCGTTGTACGATATTGGTTTGATATACCTGGCATCTTTTGTTCCACTGCCTTGTGTTGGAGGTCGATTGTAGTTGAAGAAGGAGGATATTGAGAAAAAAAGGAAAAATAATAGGAGGAAAAACAGCAGGAAGAAAGAGTAGGAAGAAAGAAAGAGCAGGAGGAAAGAGCAGGAAGAAAGAACCAAAGGAAGAAAGAGCAAGAGGAAAGAGCAGAATGAAAGAGCAGAAGTAAAGAGCAGAAGGAAAGGGCAGGAGGAAAGAGCAAGAGGAAAGAGCAGAAGGAAAGAGCAGAAGTAAAGAGCAGAAGGAAAGGGCAGGAGGAAAGAGCAAGAGGAAAGAGCAGAGAAAAGAACAAAAgcaaggagcaggaggaaAGAGCAAGAGGGAAAAGCAGAAGGAAAGAGCAGGATGAAAGAGCAGGAGGTAGCAGTAGGAACGAGAGGGCAGGAGCCACCATAGGCACGAATGGGCCACGTGGGCCTGCAAGCTGCGGTACGTATTCTGTGACAAATTCCCAACTCCGCACTCGTTTCCAGCTCGTTCGATACACTCCTTATTCAGCTCTGCAACCCAATGTGAGGTTCAAGAGTCGAATAAATGCCTGCCAAGAGGTAGCTCAACAAGCAGTGCTGTGTAAATATTCACAACGAACCAAAATCCCTTCCTCCATGCCACAGACCTTGCGGCATCAAGagaggacgccggcgccaGATCTGATGCCCCTCAGAGACCAGAGTTTGTGTTCATGAACTACGCTTCCATCATGGTGGTGTCAACGGTGTATATACCGAGCAGTTTTCTGGGTACACGCGTGCCTGCTGCGAGCCAGTTCGTTCTGCCACCCTCTCATCATATCTGCTCGTTCTAGATATATGCCTAAAAAGTTAGAACCCATGATTCGACAACCACTGTACGATATCTGCTTCTGTTTGAACCCGCCGCTCCGTCGTTTTCTCCTCACCCATCTTCTTGACGTACGATTCATTGGCCAGCGAGTACGGGCATAGCAAGTTCTGAAAGCGCAATAGGTCGACAATCTGACGGGCACCCTGGATCTCGCTCGGCGTCAGGACACCGTTCCTCTTCGCTGTTGCATTCCACGCCCTGGCAGCCTCCCATTTCTTGCCTGCTTCATCCTCCAGCTTCGTCGGTGTGGAAAAGTCACCCGAAAGGATGGCGGCATCAAGCTCGCTGTTGTCGAGGTCAATTTGGCCGCCGACATCGAACAGGCTGCTCAGGAA includes these proteins:
- a CDS encoding proteasome regulatory particle, non-ATPase-like protein, with the protein product MGSDPQYAKWPLLPLSQHVFTLTNAYASRAGQQAAVKALQDAIAEHKMAPFYRYLAHPVDGILNAVGDAAASAPAKSLSRKSSLVGMVATRAAATDVNLPWDEALYGKLKAENEKELEQFQKDEDDAVEQAGDTEIIAAKGKRVEFWARVGDKDKAIAACEAVFEKSGILGTKIDLVLAVVRMGLFYGDKPLVKKHIDRAKALVESGGDWDRRNRLKAYEGLHLLTVRSYNLAAPLLLDSLSTFTSYELCTYSNLVVYSVLAGSVSLKRVDFKSKVVDAPEIKAIMGDGEDKLLALSGALSAGPGADDLVLDQPTQQPSATSKAVNLTALGSSTEQPDAEMAIDFSPLALLVSSLYNGNYKAFFQSLADVEEQFLNQDRYLHEHKNWFIREMRLRAYQQLLQSYRVVGLESMANEFGVTVDFLDRDLARFIAAGRIPCTIDRVSGKGVIETNRPDDKNKQYQDVVRQGDQLITKLQKYGQAVRLRGSERA
- a CDS encoding Pyridoxal phosphate-dependent transferase, major domain protein, which encodes MRLTLDNINPNVRRAEYAVRGELAVKSEEFRARLAKGDKWLPFDHVISANIGNPQQLDQKPITFFRQVCSLLENPDLLKNESALVDSLGYKPDVLDRAKWLLKQVGSVGAYSASSGVPAIKESVAKFLERRDGFPADPAHIYLSAGASSGVNTLLNVICGDKTAGVLVPIPQYPLYTATLALLNATCVPYNLDESKAWGTDLETIKKSHQKAKDAGVDVRCIVIINPGNPTGASLAEEDVRAVLEFAREQNLVVMADEVYQTNVFVGKFHSFKGVLRKMQQERPGQYDGLELVSLHSISKGMVGECGHRGGYFELVNFDAEVEANIYKFVSIMLCASVIGQCLVELMVNPPQPGEPSFELYDKEFNGIHAGLHERAVALHRAFAQMEGVECAEPQGAMYLFPTIHLPQKAIDAAAAEGRPADEFYCLRLLEQTGICVVPGSGFGQAEGTLHFRTTFLAPGTEWVGSIVKFHKEFLDKYR